From a single Kitasatospora sp. NBC_00458 genomic region:
- a CDS encoding thiolase family protein — protein sequence MPRTARDVVFVDGVRTPFGKAGPKGIYHETRADDLVVKCIRELVRRNPSLPVERIDEVAIAATTQIGDQGLTIGRTAALLSGLPKSVPGYSIDRMCAGALTAVTATAGGIAFGAYDVVVAGGVEHMGRHPMGEGVDPNPRFVSEKLVDESALFMGMTAENLHDRFPHITKERCDAYAVRSQEKAAKAYANGDIQPDLVPISIRNTNPEVGETGWGLATVDEPLRPGTTMESLAGLKTPFRPHGNITAGNSAGLNDGATASLLAAEDVAEELGLPVKMRLVSYAFAGVEPEVMGIGPVPATEKALAKAGLTIDDIQAFEVNEAFAVQVLAFLDHYGIADDDERVNPFGGAIAFGHPLASSGVRLMNQLARRFEQRPDVRYGLTTMCIGFGMGGTVIWENPHFEGGK from the coding sequence GTGCCTCGTACCGCGAGGGACGTCGTCTTCGTCGATGGCGTCCGCACCCCGTTCGGCAAGGCCGGCCCGAAGGGCATCTACCACGAGACGCGCGCCGACGACCTCGTCGTCAAGTGCATCCGGGAGCTCGTTCGCCGGAACCCGAGCCTGCCCGTCGAGCGCATCGACGAGGTCGCCATCGCGGCCACCACGCAGATCGGCGACCAGGGTCTGACCATCGGCCGCACCGCCGCGCTGCTGTCCGGCCTGCCGAAGTCCGTCCCCGGCTACTCGATCGACCGCATGTGTGCCGGCGCGCTGACCGCCGTCACCGCGACCGCCGGCGGCATCGCCTTCGGCGCGTACGACGTGGTCGTCGCCGGCGGCGTCGAGCACATGGGCCGTCACCCCATGGGCGAGGGCGTCGACCCGAACCCGCGCTTCGTCTCCGAGAAGCTCGTCGACGAGTCCGCCCTGTTCATGGGCATGACCGCGGAGAACCTGCACGACCGGTTCCCGCACATCACCAAGGAGCGCTGCGACGCGTACGCGGTGCGCTCGCAGGAGAAGGCCGCCAAGGCGTACGCCAACGGTGACATCCAGCCCGACCTGGTGCCGATCTCGATCCGCAACACCAACCCCGAGGTCGGCGAGACCGGCTGGGGCCTGGCCACCGTGGACGAGCCGCTGCGCCCGGGCACCACGATGGAGTCGCTGGCCGGTCTGAAGACCCCGTTCCGCCCGCACGGCAACATCACCGCGGGCAACTCGGCCGGTCTGAACGACGGCGCCACCGCCTCGCTGCTGGCCGCCGAGGACGTGGCCGAGGAGCTGGGCCTGCCGGTCAAGATGCGCCTGGTCTCGTACGCCTTCGCGGGCGTCGAGCCCGAGGTGATGGGCATCGGCCCGGTGCCGGCCACCGAGAAGGCGCTGGCCAAGGCCGGCCTGACGATCGACGACATCCAGGCCTTCGAGGTCAACGAGGCCTTCGCCGTCCAGGTGCTGGCCTTCCTGGACCACTACGGCATCGCCGACGACGACGAGCGGGTCAACCCGTTCGGCGGCGCGATCGCCTTCGGCCACCCGCTGGCCTCCTCCGGCGTGCGCCTGATGAACCAGCTGGCCCGCCGCTTCGAGCAGCGCCCGGACGTCCGCTACGGCCTCACCACGATGTGCATCGGCTTCGGCATGGGCGGCACCGTCATCTGGGAGAACCCGCACTTCGAGGGTGGTAAGTGA
- a CDS encoding Uma2 family endonuclease, with the protein MSELPDWMYAPRLEGWLADDLDHLPEAPRHTELIDGALVFMMSPQRSWHSRAVSALIAVLEDLAPDDFLAEREMAIKLNRRNRPEPDLVVATTEYDPDRTWFAPTDVALVIEVVSPESADRDRMVKLRKYAEAGIPHYWVIEEEDGLPVAYVYEIDPNLSAYSPAGIFRGRLRRPVPFPVDIDLDALVPAPKASKASKASKASKASKASKASEASKGRKRAD; encoded by the coding sequence ATGAGTGAGTTGCCGGACTGGATGTACGCACCCCGCCTGGAGGGGTGGCTCGCCGATGACCTCGACCATCTCCCGGAAGCGCCGCGGCACACCGAACTGATCGACGGAGCACTGGTCTTCATGATGTCCCCGCAGCGTTCCTGGCACAGTCGTGCGGTCTCGGCGCTGATCGCCGTCCTGGAGGACCTCGCACCTGACGACTTCCTGGCCGAGCGGGAGATGGCGATCAAGCTGAACCGGCGCAATCGCCCGGAGCCGGACCTGGTCGTCGCGACGACCGAGTACGACCCCGACCGGACGTGGTTCGCGCCGACGGACGTCGCACTCGTCATCGAGGTCGTCTCGCCGGAGTCGGCCGACCGCGACCGGATGGTCAAGCTGCGCAAGTACGCCGAGGCCGGGATCCCCCACTACTGGGTGATCGAGGAGGAGGACGGACTGCCGGTGGCGTACGTCTACGAGATCGACCCCAACCTGTCGGCCTACTCGCCCGCCGGGATCTTCCGGGGACGGCTTCGGCGGCCGGTGCCGTTCCCGGTCGACATCGACCTCGACGCGCTCGTCCCGGCGCCCAAGGCCTCGAAGGCTTCCAAGGCCTCGAAGGCTTCCAAGGCTTCCAAGGCTTCCAAGGCGTCCGAGGCCTCGAAGGGGCGGAAGCGGGCGGATTGA
- a CDS encoding 3-hydroxyacyl-CoA dehydrogenase NAD-binding domain-containing protein — MSTTTELLTRGAELFPGEVVTTAHVRHLDLPLQAGRLALITLDNGFDHTKPTTFGPGSLLKLAEALDQVEAEAAAGTIVGAAITGKPFIFAVGADLKGVELLKEHADALAIGKGGHEVFKRIAALPVPTFAFYNGAAMGGGVEVGLHCDYRTVSAGVPAFSLPEVFLGLVPGWGGCTILPNLIGPAKAVKVIIENSMAQNRQLKGKDVFELGIADAIFEPADFLEQSLFWAARVLKGDVAVEREAIDRGKAWDDAVAWGRLVADAKVHGAAPAAYRALDIISQVKDQDLQAGFDAEDAALADLIMGGELRSGIYAFNLVQRRAKRPVGAPDKSLARPVTKVGVVGAGLMASQLALLFARRLEVPVVLTDIDQERIDKGVGYVHAEIDKLLGKGRIGNDKANRLKGLVTGSLDKAAGFGDADFVIEAVFEEMGVKQTVFADLENVVSPTCVLATNTSSLSVTEMASKLKHPERVVGFHFFNPVAILPLLEIVRGEQTDDASLATAFGVSKKLKKTSVLVKDAPAFVVNRILTRFMGEIQNIIDEGTPIATVEKGVEPLGLPMSPIVLLELVGPAIALHVSETLHGAFPERFTVSENLGKVVKAGKRGFYTWVDGKQVLDPEVLELLSFGDTVLTEEQVLARSLEAVAQEIGLMLEEGVVAEAQDIDLCMITGAGWPFHLGGITPYLDREGVSERVNGKRFLAPGLASVPA, encoded by the coding sequence ATGAGCACCACGACTGAGCTGCTGACCCGCGGCGCCGAGCTCTTCCCCGGCGAGGTCGTCACCACCGCGCACGTCCGCCACCTGGACCTGCCGCTGCAGGCCGGCCGGCTGGCCCTGATCACCCTCGACAACGGCTTCGACCACACCAAGCCGACCACCTTCGGCCCGGGCTCGCTGCTCAAGCTGGCCGAGGCGCTGGACCAGGTCGAGGCGGAGGCCGCCGCGGGCACCATCGTCGGTGCCGCGATCACCGGCAAGCCGTTCATCTTCGCGGTCGGCGCCGACCTCAAGGGCGTCGAGCTGCTCAAGGAGCACGCGGACGCGCTGGCCATCGGCAAGGGCGGCCACGAGGTCTTCAAGCGGATCGCCGCGCTGCCCGTCCCCACCTTCGCGTTCTACAACGGCGCGGCGATGGGCGGCGGCGTCGAGGTCGGCCTGCACTGCGACTACCGCACGGTGTCCGCGGGCGTCCCGGCGTTCTCGCTGCCCGAGGTCTTCCTCGGCCTCGTCCCCGGCTGGGGCGGCTGCACCATCCTGCCGAACCTGATCGGCCCGGCGAAGGCCGTCAAGGTCATCATCGAGAACTCGATGGCGCAGAACAGGCAGCTCAAGGGCAAGGACGTGTTCGAGCTGGGGATCGCCGACGCGATCTTCGAGCCGGCCGACTTCCTGGAGCAGTCGCTGTTCTGGGCGGCCCGCGTCCTCAAGGGCGACGTGGCCGTCGAGCGCGAGGCGATCGACCGCGGCAAGGCCTGGGACGACGCCGTCGCCTGGGGCCGTCTGGTCGCCGACGCCAAGGTGCACGGCGCGGCCCCGGCCGCCTACCGGGCGCTGGACATCATCTCCCAGGTCAAGGACCAGGACCTGCAGGCCGGTTTCGACGCCGAGGACGCGGCCCTGGCCGACCTCATCATGGGCGGCGAGCTGCGCAGCGGCATCTACGCCTTCAACCTGGTGCAGCGCCGGGCCAAGCGCCCGGTCGGCGCGCCGGACAAGTCGCTGGCCCGCCCGGTCACCAAGGTCGGCGTCGTCGGCGCCGGTCTGATGGCCTCGCAGCTGGCGCTGCTGTTCGCCCGCCGTCTGGAGGTGCCGGTGGTCCTCACCGACATCGACCAGGAGCGCATCGACAAGGGCGTGGGCTACGTCCACGCCGAGATCGACAAGCTGCTCGGCAAGGGCCGGATCGGCAACGACAAGGCCAACCGCCTCAAGGGCCTGGTCACCGGCTCGCTCGACAAGGCCGCCGGGTTCGGCGACGCGGACTTCGTGATCGAGGCCGTGTTCGAGGAGATGGGCGTCAAGCAGACCGTCTTCGCGGACCTGGAGAACGTGGTCTCGCCGACCTGCGTGCTGGCGACCAACACCTCCTCCCTCTCGGTCACCGAGATGGCCTCGAAGCTGAAGCACCCCGAGCGGGTCGTCGGCTTCCACTTCTTCAACCCGGTCGCGATCCTGCCGCTGCTGGAGATCGTCCGCGGCGAGCAGACCGACGACGCCTCGCTGGCCACCGCCTTCGGCGTCTCGAAGAAGCTGAAGAAGACCTCGGTGCTGGTCAAGGACGCCCCGGCGTTCGTGGTCAACCGGATCCTGACCCGCTTCATGGGCGAGATCCAGAACATCATCGACGAGGGCACCCCGATCGCCACCGTCGAGAAGGGCGTCGAGCCGCTCGGCCTGCCGATGTCCCCGATCGTGCTGCTGGAGCTGGTCGGCCCGGCCATCGCGCTGCACGTCTCGGAGACCCTGCACGGGGCCTTCCCGGAGCGGTTCACCGTCTCCGAGAACCTCGGCAAGGTGGTCAAGGCCGGCAAGCGCGGCTTCTACACCTGGGTCGACGGCAAGCAGGTCCTCGACCCCGAGGTGCTGGAGCTGCTCTCCTTCGGCGACACCGTGCTGACCGAGGAGCAGGTGCTCGCCCGCTCGCTGGAGGCCGTCGCGCAGGAGATCGGCCTCATGCTGGAGGAGGGTGTCGTCGCCGAGGCGCAGGACATCGACCTCTGCATGATCACCGGCGCCGGCTGGCCCTTCCACCTGGGCGGGATCACCCCGTACCTGGACCGTGAGGGCGTCTCGGAGCGGGTGAACGGCAAGCGCTTCCTCGCCCCGGGCCTGGCCTCCGTGCCCGCCTAG
- a CDS encoding DUF4349 domain-containing protein, translating into MERGRRGAAALAAVAVAAVVAGGCSASEGKGDMSARAGTAAAAAGDAAAAPAPAAPEVAGVAPSAAPKAAPEAGTGTGGEAGAGKPAAVPVVDTRQIAYSAQLSVRVAKTDTALARARELATGAGGYVASETVSGYGAQPGGGGGGKRPVDMDPPGPQNGQLTVKVPSAAFQQTLDQLAGLGEVLSRRSQADDLTQQVADVGSRVQTQQASVDRVRALMAQAKTLGEITSLEGELSRREADLESLQKQLKELSAKTSLSTITLDVRQKADTPAPDEPDADDDEDGFWDSVGSALGGGWGVLAAIVRGIAVAIAAAVPFLLVAGPVALVLWVLRRRRAVAARAAQAPDAPAAPDAPEEQSAEPAVPVSGPAGSPAGGPKVPAAPTERPAVPAAGEEE; encoded by the coding sequence GTGGAACGAGGACGACGGGGAGCGGCGGCGCTGGCGGCGGTGGCCGTGGCGGCGGTCGTGGCGGGCGGGTGCAGCGCGTCCGAGGGCAAGGGCGACATGAGCGCCAGGGCGGGCACGGCCGCGGCCGCGGCGGGTGACGCGGCCGCGGCGCCCGCACCGGCCGCACCGGAGGTGGCGGGCGTCGCGCCCTCCGCCGCGCCGAAGGCGGCTCCGGAGGCGGGCACCGGGACGGGCGGCGAGGCGGGCGCCGGGAAGCCCGCCGCGGTGCCGGTGGTGGACACGCGGCAGATCGCGTACAGCGCGCAGCTGTCGGTACGGGTGGCGAAGACGGACACCGCGCTCGCGAGGGCCCGCGAGCTGGCGACCGGCGCCGGCGGCTACGTGGCGAGCGAGACGGTGAGCGGCTACGGCGCGCAGCCCGGCGGCGGGGGCGGCGGAAAGCGCCCGGTCGACATGGATCCGCCCGGTCCGCAGAACGGGCAGCTGACGGTGAAGGTGCCGTCGGCGGCGTTCCAGCAGACGCTGGACCAGCTGGCCGGGCTGGGCGAGGTGCTCTCCCGCCGCAGCCAGGCGGACGACCTGACCCAGCAGGTCGCGGACGTCGGCAGCCGGGTGCAGACCCAGCAGGCGAGCGTGGACCGGGTCCGGGCGCTGATGGCGCAGGCGAAGACGCTGGGCGAGATCACCAGTCTGGAGGGCGAGCTGAGCCGCCGCGAGGCGGACCTGGAGTCGCTGCAGAAGCAGCTGAAGGAGCTGTCGGCGAAGACCTCGCTGTCCACCATCACGCTGGACGTGCGGCAGAAGGCGGACACTCCCGCCCCGGACGAGCCCGACGCGGACGACGACGAAGACGGCTTCTGGGACTCGGTCGGCTCCGCGCTGGGCGGCGGCTGGGGCGTGCTGGCCGCGATCGTGCGCGGGATCGCGGTCGCGATCGCCGCGGCGGTGCCGTTCCTGCTGGTGGCCGGGCCGGTGGCGCTGGTGCTCTGGGTGCTGCGACGGCGGCGGGCGGTGGCGGCGCGGGCCGCTCAGGCCCCGGACGCCCCAGCGGCCCCGGACGCCCCGGAGGAGCAGTCCGCGGAGCCCGCCGTCCCCGTCAGCGGTCCGGCCGGGAGTCCGGCCGGGGGCCCGAAGGTGCCGGCCGCACCCACGGAGCGTCCGGCGGTCCCCGCGGCGGGCGAGGAGGAGTAG
- a CDS encoding HRDC domain-containing protein — MTDAVAAIPEEAAPVPLLEPKEGIPPVVADERALAATVAAFAGGTGPVAVDAERASGYRYGQRAYLIQLRRAGAGTALIDPIACPDLSGLGEALADTEWVVHAATQDLPCLAEVGMRPRRLFDTELAGRIAGFARVGLGPMTESVLGLSLAKEHSAVDWSTRPLPEPWLRYAALDVEVLVELRDALERELDAQGKLDWALEEFAAIAAAPRPAPRTDPWRRTSQLHKVRRRRQLVVVRELWLARDRMAQERDVSPGRVLSDAAIVNAALAMPLNIAALQAVQGFGPRVHRRQLEQWLAAVQRGREVPENQLPPAAAPHDGPPPPRAWAEKDPVAAARLTGARAAVTELAEAHNLPAENLITPDLVRRVAWEPPAGAGATEVAAALRRLGARQWQVDLVAPALANAFAEAAAAQQD, encoded by the coding sequence GTGACCGACGCCGTAGCAGCCATCCCAGAAGAAGCAGCCCCGGTCCCGCTCCTCGAACCGAAGGAGGGGATCCCTCCGGTCGTGGCGGACGAACGGGCGCTGGCCGCCACCGTCGCCGCCTTCGCCGGGGGAACCGGACCGGTCGCCGTCGACGCCGAGCGAGCCTCCGGCTACCGCTACGGCCAACGGGCGTACCTCATCCAGCTGCGCCGCGCGGGCGCCGGTACCGCGCTGATCGACCCGATCGCCTGCCCCGACCTGAGCGGACTCGGCGAAGCCCTCGCCGACACCGAATGGGTGGTGCACGCCGCCACCCAGGACCTGCCCTGTCTGGCCGAGGTCGGCATGAGACCCCGGCGACTGTTCGACACCGAGCTGGCCGGGCGCATCGCCGGCTTCGCCCGGGTCGGACTCGGACCGATGACCGAGAGCGTGCTCGGCCTGAGCCTGGCCAAGGAGCACTCCGCGGTCGACTGGTCCACCCGCCCGCTGCCCGAGCCCTGGCTGCGCTACGCCGCTCTGGACGTCGAGGTGCTGGTCGAGCTGCGCGACGCACTCGAACGGGAGCTGGACGCCCAGGGCAAGCTCGACTGGGCCCTGGAGGAGTTCGCCGCGATCGCCGCCGCACCCCGACCCGCCCCGCGGACCGACCCGTGGCGCCGCACCTCGCAGCTGCACAAGGTGCGGCGGCGGCGCCAGCTCGTCGTGGTGCGCGAGCTCTGGCTCGCCCGGGACCGGATGGCGCAGGAGCGGGACGTCTCGCCGGGGCGGGTGCTCTCGGACGCCGCGATCGTCAACGCCGCGCTGGCCATGCCGCTGAACATCGCCGCGCTCCAGGCGGTCCAGGGCTTCGGACCGCGCGTGCACCGGCGCCAGCTGGAGCAGTGGCTGGCCGCCGTCCAGCGGGGCCGCGAGGTCCCGGAGAACCAGCTGCCGCCGGCCGCCGCACCGCACGACGGCCCGCCGCCGCCGCGCGCCTGGGCCGAGAAGGACCCGGTCGCCGCCGCCCGGCTGACCGGAGCGCGGGCCGCCGTCACGGAGCTCGCCGAGGCGCACAACCTGCCGGCCGAGAACCTGATCACCCCGGACCTGGTCCGCCGGGTCGCCTGGGAGCCGCCGGCCGGCGCGGGCGCCACCGAGGTGGCCGCCGCGCTGCGCCGCCTGGGCGCCCGCCAGTGGCAGGTGGACCTGGTGGCCCCCGCCCTGGCCAACGCCTTCGCGGAGGCCGCCGCCGCACAGCAGGACTGA
- the hemE gene encoding uroporphyrinogen decarboxylase, translated as MRACRHEPVPHTPVWFMRQAGRSLPEYLKVREGIPMLESCMRPELVKEITLQPVRRHKVDAAIFFSDIVVPLKAVGIDVDIKPGIGPVIADPIRTFEDLKRLRPLEPDDVPYITEAIGLLVDELGSTPLIGFAGAPYTLASYLVEGGPSKNHENTKAMMYGEPELWAALVDRLADITSAFLKVQIEAGASAVQLFDSWVGSLAPDDYRRSVMPASTKVFDAVAGYGVPRIHFGVGTGELLGLMGQAGADVVGVDWRVPLNVAAERVGPGKGLQGNLDPAVLFAPTRAVETKAREVLHAAQALGSSGHIFNLGHGVLPSMDPDALSRLVAFVHEASAR; from the coding sequence CTGCGGGCCTGCCGGCACGAGCCGGTACCGCACACCCCGGTGTGGTTCATGCGCCAGGCAGGCCGCTCGCTGCCCGAGTACCTGAAGGTCCGCGAGGGCATCCCCATGCTGGAGTCCTGCATGCGGCCCGAGCTGGTCAAGGAGATCACCCTCCAGCCGGTGCGCCGGCACAAGGTGGACGCGGCGATCTTCTTCAGCGACATCGTGGTGCCGCTCAAGGCGGTCGGCATCGACGTCGACATCAAGCCCGGCATCGGACCGGTCATCGCCGACCCGATCCGCACCTTCGAGGACCTCAAGCGGCTGCGCCCGCTGGAGCCCGACGACGTCCCCTACATCACCGAGGCGATCGGCCTGCTCGTCGACGAGCTGGGCTCCACCCCGCTGATCGGCTTCGCCGGCGCCCCCTACACGCTGGCCAGCTACCTGGTCGAGGGCGGTCCGTCCAAGAACCACGAGAACACCAAGGCCATGATGTACGGCGAGCCCGAGCTGTGGGCCGCCTTGGTCGACCGGCTGGCCGACATCACCTCGGCCTTCCTCAAGGTGCAGATCGAGGCCGGGGCCTCCGCGGTCCAGCTCTTCGACTCCTGGGTCGGCTCGCTCGCCCCGGACGACTACCGCCGCTCGGTCATGCCGGCCAGCACCAAGGTCTTCGACGCCGTCGCCGGCTACGGCGTGCCGCGGATCCACTTCGGCGTCGGCACCGGCGAGCTGCTCGGCCTGATGGGCCAGGCCGGCGCGGACGTGGTCGGCGTCGACTGGCGGGTGCCGCTGAACGTCGCCGCCGAGCGGGTCGGCCCCGGCAAGGGCCTGCAGGGCAACCTCGACCCGGCCGTGCTGTTCGCGCCCACCAGGGCCGTCGAGACCAAGGCCCGCGAGGTGCTGCACGCCGCCCAGGCGCTCGGCTCCAGCGGCCACATCTTCAACCTCGGCCACGGCGTGCTGCCCAGCATGGACCCGGACGCGCTCAGCCGCCTCGTCGCCTTCGTCCACGAGGCCAGCGCCCGCTGA
- a CDS encoding response regulator transcription factor produces the protein MSVLLEHPANVVAYRPTKPTAMVVIADPRVRNTVTRHLWALGVRDVIEVSSIAEARPRVSTPRDICVADVHLPDGSGLTILAETRAAGWPNGLALSAADDIGAVRSALAGGVKGYVVTGTRTNVAMPGRPGLPLGAGGLAGRMRRPGMPGMPGAAGAPGGAPGAPGAPGAQQAAYRELSGREVEVLRLVAEGQSNKAIGVAMGLSALTVKSHLARIARKLGTGDRAGMVAVALRTGIIH, from the coding sequence GTGTCGGTCCTTCTTGAGCACCCCGCAAACGTGGTCGCCTACCGGCCGACCAAGCCCACCGCCATGGTGGTCATCGCCGATCCCCGCGTCCGAAACACCGTCACCCGCCACCTCTGGGCGCTCGGCGTCCGGGACGTGATCGAGGTGTCCTCGATCGCCGAGGCCCGCCCCAGGGTCTCCACCCCCCGCGACATCTGCGTCGCCGACGTCCACCTCCCCGACGGCTCCGGACTCACCATCCTGGCCGAGACCCGCGCGGCGGGCTGGCCCAACGGGCTCGCCCTCTCCGCCGCCGACGACATCGGCGCCGTCCGCAGCGCACTGGCCGGCGGCGTGAAGGGCTACGTCGTCACCGGTACCCGCACCAACGTCGCCATGCCGGGCCGCCCCGGCCTCCCGCTCGGCGCCGGCGGCCTGGCCGGCCGGATGCGGCGCCCCGGCATGCCGGGCATGCCCGGCGCGGCGGGTGCCCCCGGCGGCGCTCCCGGCGCCCCCGGTGCGCCGGGGGCCCAGCAGGCCGCCTACCGCGAGCTCTCCGGCCGCGAGGTCGAGGTGCTGCGGCTGGTCGCCGAGGGCCAGTCGAACAAGGCCATCGGCGTCGCGATGGGCCTCTCCGCGCTCACCGTGAAGAGCCACCTCGCCCGCATCGCCCGCAAGCTGGGCACCGGCGACCGGGCCGGGATGGTCGCGGTCGCACTGCGGACCGGCATCATCCACTGA
- a CDS encoding DUF3000 domain-containing protein translates to MAAVGGHPAQGGGAGGGTGRETAPSEFRAAVEAFSGARLRPEVVLSPAPAPRRLAPFAFAVTAAVEVDGEELSDGRLVLLHDPAGQEAWNGDFRVVTMTRAELEPEMAGDPMLSEVGWAWLLDALQAHGAGYAEPSGTVTRCASQYFGGLSDRESSTEIEIRASWTPADGRFERHLAAWGDLLCIGAGLPPAAPAPQSPADVASLGGVVPMPARRRPRSH, encoded by the coding sequence ATGGCAGCGGTCGGAGGGCACCCCGCACAGGGTGGCGGAGCAGGTGGCGGAACGGGTCGGGAGACGGCGCCGAGCGAGTTCCGGGCTGCCGTGGAGGCGTTCTCCGGAGCGCGGCTCCGCCCCGAGGTCGTCCTCTCCCCCGCGCCGGCCCCGCGCCGGCTCGCACCGTTCGCGTTCGCCGTGACCGCCGCCGTCGAGGTCGACGGCGAGGAGCTCTCCGACGGCCGGCTGGTGCTGCTGCACGACCCGGCCGGCCAGGAGGCCTGGAACGGGGACTTCCGGGTGGTCACCATGACCCGGGCCGAGCTGGAACCCGAGATGGCCGGCGACCCGATGCTCTCCGAGGTCGGCTGGGCCTGGCTGCTCGACGCACTGCAGGCGCACGGCGCCGGGTACGCGGAGCCGTCGGGCACGGTGACCCGGTGCGCCTCGCAGTACTTCGGCGGGCTGTCGGACCGCGAGTCCAGCACCGAGATCGAGATCCGGGCGTCCTGGACACCGGCCGACGGCCGCTTCGAGCGGCACCTCGCGGCCTGGGGGGACCTGCTCTGCATCGGCGCCGGTCTGCCGCCCGCCGCCCCGGCCCCGCAGTCACCGGCCGACGTCGCGTCACTCGGTGGAGTGGTCCCGATGCCCGCGCGACGGCGCCCGCGCTCGCACTGA